From the genome of Dehalobacter sp. 12DCB1, one region includes:
- the mraY gene encoding phospho-N-acetylmuramoyl-pentapeptide-transferase has protein sequence MTEKIYLAAGIALLVSLLAGPFLIPVLRTLKFGQSIRADGPKRHLAKAGTPTIGGLIFLIGITAGVLMIAEKPYSPGIITMLLVTLGFGLLGFLDDFLKVIRKQNLGLRAWQKLTGQILLAVILVGVSTLYLGRGTTVELPFTALEIDLGIFYYPLVILIVVYMSNAVNLTDGLDGLAAGCTVISAVGYVGIAYLAARTGFIDGIDVSSSDLAVFAAAIAGGCLGFLRFNIHPARIFMGDCGSLALGGALATISVLSKSELVLLILGGVFVLEGLSVVLQVVSFQTRGKRIFRMSPVHHHFELGGWSEKKVVRVFWLAAAIFTLIGVSAFWLMIN, from the coding sequence GTGACGGAAAAAATCTATTTGGCGGCAGGAATTGCCCTGCTGGTAAGTCTTCTGGCGGGACCTTTTTTGATTCCGGTTCTGCGTACGTTAAAATTTGGTCAAAGTATCAGAGCGGATGGCCCCAAACGGCATCTTGCCAAGGCCGGGACACCGACGATTGGCGGACTTATATTTCTTATTGGAATAACAGCCGGAGTGCTAATGATTGCGGAAAAGCCTTATTCACCCGGAATAATAACCATGCTCCTTGTGACCTTGGGCTTTGGCTTGCTTGGTTTTTTGGATGATTTTTTAAAAGTAATCAGGAAGCAGAATCTTGGCTTACGGGCCTGGCAAAAACTGACCGGGCAAATCCTGCTTGCGGTGATATTAGTCGGAGTCTCCACCCTGTACCTTGGTAGAGGTACAACGGTAGAACTTCCGTTTACGGCTTTGGAAATAGATTTAGGGATTTTCTATTATCCGCTGGTCATACTTATTGTGGTGTATATGTCCAATGCGGTTAACCTGACAGACGGATTGGACGGACTGGCCGCAGGCTGTACAGTCATTTCAGCTGTTGGTTATGTCGGCATCGCTTATCTGGCGGCGCGGACAGGATTTATTGACGGCATTGATGTTTCTTCCAGCGACCTCGCAGTTTTTGCAGCGGCCATTGCGGGAGGCTGTCTGGGGTTCTTAAGGTTCAACATTCATCCAGCCAGGATCTTTATGGGTGACTGTGGATCACTTGCTCTAGGTGGAGCGCTGGCTACGATCTCGGTCCTCAGCAAGAGTGAACTTGTTTTGCTGATTCTCGGCGGGGTCTTTGTCCTGGAAGGTCTGTCCGTTGTTCTTCAGGTTGTTTCTTTTCAGACCCGGGGGAAGAGGATATTTCGGATGAGTCCGGTGCACCATCACTTTGAATTAGGCGGATGGAGTGAAAAAAAGGTTGTACGTGTTTTTTGGCTGGCTGCGGCCATCTTCACATTGATTGGAGTTAGCGCCTTTTGGTTAATGATCAATTAA
- the murF gene encoding UDP-N-acetylmuramoyl-tripeptide--D-alanyl-D-alanine ligase, whose translation MWNSGMIAEILGGRLYGSESAYFKGCVIDSRAASEGVLFTAIRGEKTDGHLFIHKAFEAGASIVLAETHSLKEFGIPVIPAGKAIIAVEDSLRALQDLARAWRKTLDPVVIGITGSCGKTTTKDMTAAVLAKSFKVHKNLENHNNEIGLPLTILNAPAGTEIMVLEMGMRGLGQIRALCDICSPSVAVITNIGTTHLELLGSQENIAKAKWELVDALSEGGIAVLNAEDAFSVSKAATADVKKVFYGISGKYASPDVYAVNIHSSGTLTTCFEVVSGEDRAEVRLPLPGEHNVLDALAALSVGLAKGVSLAEGAKALEELELSKMRLEIQQGVFGSTIINDVYNANPTSMKASLHVLAESGGAKTIAVLGEMYELGDSAVPGHRDVGKTAAKLGINTLITVGKMAEDIAQGASEAGFPASSIHVCSECAEAASLAKSLIKEMGSDVWVLVKGSRGMRMERVSGALKREE comes from the coding sequence ATGTGGAATAGCGGTATGATTGCCGAAATTCTCGGCGGCAGACTTTACGGTTCGGAGTCGGCTTATTTTAAGGGATGCGTCATTGACAGCAGGGCAGCTTCCGAAGGAGTGCTGTTCACTGCGATCAGGGGAGAAAAAACCGACGGGCATCTATTCATCCACAAAGCCTTTGAAGCTGGAGCCTCGATTGTGCTGGCGGAAACCCACAGCCTGAAAGAATTTGGAATTCCGGTTATTCCCGCAGGCAAAGCAATCATTGCTGTGGAGGATTCTCTACGGGCTTTGCAGGATTTAGCCAGGGCGTGGAGAAAAACGCTCGATCCTGTGGTCATTGGGATTACCGGTAGCTGCGGCAAAACTACGACCAAGGATATGACGGCTGCCGTACTTGCTAAAAGCTTTAAGGTTCATAAAAATCTGGAAAACCATAATAACGAGATCGGGCTGCCGCTGACCATCCTGAATGCACCGGCAGGAACCGAGATCATGGTTCTGGAGATGGGAATGCGCGGACTCGGGCAGATTAGGGCCCTTTGCGATATTTGCAGCCCTTCGGTTGCTGTGATCACGAATATAGGGACAACACATTTGGAGTTGTTAGGATCACAGGAGAATATTGCGAAGGCCAAATGGGAACTGGTTGACGCTCTGTCGGAAGGAGGCATAGCCGTGCTAAATGCGGAGGATGCGTTCAGTGTCAGCAAGGCAGCCACTGCTGATGTGAAAAAAGTCTTCTACGGGATTTCCGGTAAATATGCGTCTCCAGATGTTTATGCTGTCAATATCCACAGCTCCGGGACGCTAACGACGTGTTTTGAAGTTGTATCCGGCGAGGACAGAGCTGAGGTTCGCCTCCCGCTGCCAGGAGAGCATAATGTGCTCGATGCACTGGCGGCTTTGAGTGTTGGGCTGGCTAAAGGGGTATCCCTGGCTGAAGGAGCCAAAGCACTCGAAGAACTGGAACTGTCCAAAATGAGGCTCGAGATTCAGCAGGGCGTTTTCGGGAGTACGATCATTAATGACGTGTATAATGCGAATCCTACCTCCATGAAAGCTTCACTGCACGTGCTGGCTGAAAGCGGAGGGGCAAAAACGATCGCAGTGCTTGGTGAAATGTATGAACTGGGGGATTCTGCCGTCCCCGGTCACAGGGATGTAGGTAAGACTGCTGCGAAGCTGGGAATCAACACGCTGATCACGGTCGGCAAAATGGCTGAAGATATTGCGCAAGGAGCCTCGGAGGCAGGTTTTCCCGCCTCCAGCATTCATGTTTGCAGCGAATGCGCTGAGGCCGCTTCGCTTGCGAAGTCACTTATTAAGGAGATGGGCAGTGACGTCTGGGTATTGGTTAAGGGATCTCGCGGCATGAGGATGGAACGCGTAAGCGGCGCTTTGAAGCGTGAAGAGTGA
- a CDS encoding UDP-N-acetylmuramoyl-L-alanyl-D-glutamate--2,6-diaminopimelate ligase encodes MSSSEKTLAEIIDTMKQVEVLGDTQTVINGITHDSRMVSPGNLYVCIRGYQADGHAFAEAAVRAGATALAVEEFLPLAVPQLKFADTRKAMGFLAGEVFGKPSDRLELVGVTGTNGKTTVTHLIERIVQQSGKKTGLIGTLGSRIGSNAYPGQHTTPESTEIQHLLAEMVTENVDIAVMEVSSHALDLGRVNGCVFNAGIFTNLTQDHLDYHKDMQEYLKAKALLFSGLNGGKAGQLAVLNADDGSCAFLKEQAGCRVVTYGVDHEADYRAMNIRLSDRGVEFDVLFHGKSAELFYSTPGKFSVYNVLAAIAWALESGYPTEIVVQALHSIKGVPGRFESIRKGQPFLVIVDYAHTPDGLENVLRTAREITGGKLITVFGCGGDRDRKKRPLMGEAASRFSDYIVVTSDNPRTEDPDEIIKDIIPGLKSANYKVIKDRRSAIAEACMAAGSGDTVLIAGKGHEDYQILGTEKIHFDDREEADKVLRRLGYVE; translated from the coding sequence GTGTCTAGTTCTGAAAAAACACTGGCGGAAATCATTGACACTATGAAACAGGTTGAAGTGCTTGGAGATACGCAGACGGTAATTAATGGGATCACCCATGACTCAAGGATGGTATCTCCGGGCAATCTATATGTATGCATTAGAGGTTATCAGGCGGACGGTCATGCATTTGCCGAGGCTGCGGTCCGGGCCGGCGCTACAGCGTTAGCCGTGGAGGAGTTCCTGCCGCTAGCCGTACCCCAGCTTAAATTTGCGGATACCCGGAAGGCCATGGGTTTTTTAGCTGGTGAGGTCTTCGGGAAACCATCCGACCGACTTGAACTTGTCGGTGTAACCGGGACGAACGGCAAAACCACAGTGACGCATCTGATTGAGCGGATTGTGCAGCAAAGTGGCAAGAAAACCGGTCTGATCGGCACGCTCGGCAGCAGAATCGGAAGTAACGCATATCCCGGCCAGCATACTACACCGGAATCCACGGAAATTCAACATTTACTGGCTGAAATGGTCACGGAAAATGTAGACATTGCAGTGATGGAAGTATCTTCGCATGCGCTCGATTTGGGAAGAGTCAACGGCTGTGTATTCAATGCCGGGATTTTTACCAATCTGACCCAGGATCATTTGGATTACCATAAGGATATGCAGGAATACCTCAAAGCGAAGGCGCTGCTTTTCTCCGGCTTGAACGGCGGAAAAGCCGGCCAGCTGGCTGTGCTCAATGCTGACGACGGCTCCTGCGCTTTTCTGAAAGAACAGGCAGGTTGCAGGGTAGTCACGTATGGTGTTGATCACGAGGCGGACTACCGAGCTATGAATATCAGGCTTTCAGACAGAGGTGTTGAATTTGACGTGCTTTTTCACGGGAAAAGCGCCGAACTTTTTTACAGTACCCCTGGTAAATTCAGTGTTTACAATGTCCTAGCCGCAATTGCCTGGGCACTGGAAAGCGGATATCCGACTGAGATTGTGGTGCAAGCGCTTCACAGTATCAAAGGGGTTCCGGGCAGATTTGAGAGCATTCGCAAAGGCCAACCTTTTCTGGTCATTGTCGATTATGCCCATACACCAGACGGCCTGGAAAATGTTTTGCGTACGGCCAGAGAAATCACTGGTGGAAAACTGATCACAGTATTCGGCTGCGGCGGTGACAGGGACCGAAAAAAAAGGCCGCTCATGGGAGAAGCCGCCAGCCGTTTTAGTGACTATATTGTCGTAACCTCAGATAATCCCCGGACTGAAGATCCTGATGAAATTATTAAAGATATTATTCCGGGGCTTAAATCAGCCAATTACAAGGTGATAAAAGACCGCCGCAGTGCGATCGCCGAAGCCTGTATGGCAGCCGGTTCCGGGGACACGGTACTTATCGCCGGCAAAGGGCATGAAGACTATCAGATTCTCGGTACGGAAAAAATACATTTTGATGACCGGGAAGAAGCAGATAAAGTTCTTAGGAGATTGGGTTATGTGGAATAG
- a CDS encoding penicillin-binding transpeptidase domain-containing protein: MVQYIKTRKRILLLFGLCSLFLLILIIRLAFVQLRDGPFLKGLADAEHYRGVPVAAKRGNIEDCNGNILAMSVSAQTVYAIPAEVRKSKRQDEIAARLAAILDMDQGQVLQKITKRTSVEYVKKKVSAEAAAEITGKNFPGIGIIEDSTRFYPNGSLAAHILGFTGIDSQGLEGIEYSRDEELTGTSGSILTEYGANGIKIPGGQHEFIQPVQGNTVKLTIDKNIQAFAERELAKLMAGQGVNMEGKVPKNASILVMEPSTGRMLAIASAPTYDPNNYQASNASTRRNIAIQNGYEPGSTFKIITLAAAIEEGDYNPKESFTDPGYATILNKKIRCWKAGGHRTQTMVEVVENSCNPGFIMLGQRLGMDKFYQYLTAFGFGQKTGIEMSGEAKGILAKKKKATALDLATMSIGQTNNVTPIQLLTAVSAVANGGTLLEPQLVQEITVPTGEVLVPFAKKMVRRVISEDTAKLEREILESVVTNGTGRRTFLPGYRVAGKTGTAQKVGSGGYIQGEYVASFIGFAPADNPRLAILVIIDGVPFYGGVVAAPVFSSVMLDSLKYLGVQPDPDAPLTPGEPLYGVEFPAVKEAATVPSVLGYSPAEAQTALKKQGFNVKIEGSGVVVIDQIPHGDAEVEKGSTVLLYLGTETGKETLAPWLEVSDPDVEAIENLGERIPISLNPDLAE; this comes from the coding sequence ATGGTGCAATACATCAAGACGCGTAAAAGAATTCTCTTATTATTTGGGCTATGCAGCCTTTTCCTGCTGATTCTGATTATCCGGCTCGCGTTTGTTCAGCTGCGGGACGGCCCTTTCTTAAAAGGCCTGGCGGATGCTGAGCATTACCGCGGTGTTCCGGTCGCAGCTAAAAGAGGCAATATTGAAGACTGCAACGGCAATATCTTGGCGATGAGTGTCAGTGCCCAAACGGTCTATGCGATTCCGGCCGAAGTCAGAAAATCCAAGCGGCAGGATGAAATAGCGGCCAGACTTGCTGCTATTCTGGACATGGACCAGGGACAGGTCCTGCAAAAAATTACGAAACGGACTTCCGTCGAGTATGTCAAAAAGAAAGTATCTGCAGAAGCTGCAGCAGAGATCACCGGGAAAAATTTCCCGGGTATCGGTATTATCGAAGACAGTACACGGTTTTATCCGAATGGCTCACTGGCGGCGCATATTTTAGGTTTTACCGGAATTGATAGTCAGGGGCTGGAAGGGATTGAATACTCCAGGGATGAAGAACTTACAGGAACATCCGGCAGCATCCTTACCGAATACGGGGCAAATGGCATAAAAATTCCCGGAGGCCAGCATGAATTTATCCAGCCGGTTCAGGGAAATACAGTCAAACTTACCATTGACAAAAACATTCAGGCCTTTGCCGAAAGAGAGCTGGCTAAACTGATGGCTGGCCAGGGTGTCAACATGGAAGGCAAAGTCCCAAAGAATGCCTCGATTCTTGTTATGGAGCCTTCAACAGGACGGATGCTGGCGATCGCTTCTGCACCCACTTATGATCCGAATAACTACCAAGCGTCCAATGCGTCAACCCGACGGAATATTGCAATTCAAAATGGCTATGAACCAGGGTCAACCTTTAAGATCATTACACTCGCAGCAGCGATTGAAGAGGGTGACTATAACCCGAAAGAAAGCTTTACAGATCCTGGTTATGCGACAATTTTAAATAAAAAAATCCGCTGTTGGAAAGCTGGCGGGCATAGAACTCAAACCATGGTGGAAGTTGTCGAGAACTCCTGCAACCCGGGATTTATTATGCTGGGGCAGCGCCTCGGGATGGATAAGTTTTATCAATATCTGACGGCGTTCGGTTTCGGGCAGAAGACAGGGATTGAAATGTCCGGAGAGGCGAAAGGTATCCTGGCCAAAAAGAAGAAAGCAACGGCCTTGGATCTGGCTACGATGTCCATTGGCCAAACCAATAATGTTACCCCTATTCAGCTCCTGACAGCAGTTTCGGCGGTCGCCAACGGAGGTACGCTGCTTGAGCCCCAGTTGGTTCAGGAAATTACAGTGCCGACAGGTGAGGTACTTGTCCCATTTGCGAAGAAGATGGTGCGGCGGGTCATCAGTGAGGATACGGCTAAGCTCGAGCGCGAAATCCTGGAGTCTGTCGTCACCAATGGCACGGGCAGAAGGACCTTTCTTCCCGGCTACCGAGTAGCCGGAAAAACCGGCACAGCCCAGAAAGTTGGCAGCGGCGGCTATATTCAGGGGGAATATGTTGCTTCTTTTATCGGGTTTGCGCCGGCAGATAATCCACGTCTGGCAATTCTGGTCATCATTGATGGTGTCCCGTTCTACGGCGGGGTCGTGGCAGCCCCGGTATTTTCGAGCGTTATGCTCGATTCCCTGAAGTATCTTGGCGTCCAGCCTGATCCGGATGCTCCGCTCACTCCGGGAGAACCGCTTTATGGTGTGGAATTTCCCGCTGTCAAAGAAGCCGCCACAGTACCTTCCGTTTTGGGGTATTCTCCAGCTGAGGCTCAAACCGCCCTTAAAAAACAGGGATTTAACGTGAAAATTGAAGGAAGCGGCGTAGTTGTAATTGACCAGATCCCGCATGGTGACGCAGAGGTGGAAAAGGGTTCGACAGTACTGCTTTATCTCGGAACGGAAACAGGTAAAGAAACCTTAGCTCCCTGGCTGGAAGTGAGTGACCCGGATGTGGAAGCGATTGAAAACCTGGGAGAGCGGATCCCGATCAGCCTGAATCCGGACCTGGCCGAATAA
- a CDS encoding septum formation initiator family protein, which produces MLTAQRKLQFNESFAYQEYDQVLDKSKPKAKKATPSKKTSQMLKYRAMALLVILGIIGMFGLIGAKTVHITVVKAAEIKALQKEIQTLNVENDLLQVEVDKLSSVSRIEKVALAMGMEKPEGTIYIASSLIQPESTAEVDETQKTAAVPVEGKANSIFENVFSIFSSFFASTQR; this is translated from the coding sequence ATGTTAACAGCACAGAGAAAACTACAATTCAATGAATCCTTTGCCTATCAGGAATATGATCAAGTTCTTGATAAGAGCAAGCCAAAGGCCAAAAAAGCCACCCCGTCCAAAAAGACCTCTCAGATGCTGAAGTATCGGGCCATGGCACTCTTGGTCATATTGGGGATTATTGGGATGTTCGGTCTGATTGGGGCCAAAACAGTACATATCACCGTGGTCAAAGCTGCGGAAATCAAAGCCCTGCAAAAAGAAATTCAGACCCTGAACGTAGAAAATGATCTGTTGCAGGTTGAAGTCGACAAGCTCAGCTCCGTTTCCAGAATTGAAAAGGTTGCCCTGGCAATGGGCATGGAGAAACCGGAAGGAACGATCTATATTGCCAGCAGCCTGATCCAGCCTGAGAGTACAGCAGAGGTTGACGAAACTCAGAAGACTGCGGCGGTGCCGGTTGAAGGCAAAGCCAATTCTATATTTGAAAATGTATTCAGCATATTTTCTAGTTTTTTTGCTTCAACCCAAAGATAG
- the rsmH gene encoding 16S rRNA (cytosine(1402)-N(4))-methyltransferase RsmH — MVFEHQSVLLQETIELLFTDPNGLYVDCTLGGAGHSALLLRRLSASGRLVCFDQDETAVTNARMKFADDPRVTVFQKNFVELEDTIRANSLLPAAGIMYDLGVSSPQLDEAERGFSYMQDAALDMRMDRRKLLTAEEIVNSWSVEDLTGIIRDYGEEKWALRIAKFIGEARTHDRIRTTGQLVEIIKNAVPAAARREGPHPAKRTFQALRIAVNKELEVLEETLDQALRCLQDGGRIAVITFHSLEDRIVKNKFQSWMGKCTCPPALPVCCCGAKPLVRLVNKKPVVPSREEENDNPRSRSAKLRTAEKLKV; from the coding sequence GTGGTTTTTGAACACCAAAGCGTCCTGCTGCAAGAAACAATTGAATTGTTGTTTACAGACCCTAATGGGTTATATGTAGACTGTACGCTGGGGGGAGCCGGACACTCAGCACTGTTGCTCCGGCGGTTGAGTGCTTCGGGCAGGCTGGTATGTTTTGATCAGGATGAAACTGCTGTTACCAATGCCCGTATGAAGTTCGCCGATGACCCAAGAGTCACTGTTTTTCAAAAAAACTTTGTGGAACTTGAGGATACGATTCGAGCGAATAGCTTATTGCCGGCAGCGGGGATCATGTACGATTTAGGGGTTTCGTCGCCCCAGTTGGATGAAGCAGAAAGAGGCTTCAGCTATATGCAGGATGCAGCGCTCGACATGCGCATGGACCGCAGAAAACTGCTTACTGCCGAAGAAATCGTCAACAGCTGGAGTGTGGAAGACCTGACCGGAATTATCCGGGATTACGGAGAAGAAAAATGGGCGCTGAGAATTGCGAAGTTTATTGGCGAAGCCCGGACTCACGATAGAATCAGAACAACAGGGCAGCTTGTTGAAATCATAAAGAATGCAGTCCCTGCTGCGGCCCGCAGAGAAGGACCTCATCCTGCCAAGCGCACTTTCCAGGCTTTAAGGATTGCTGTAAATAAAGAACTTGAGGTATTGGAAGAAACATTGGATCAGGCTCTGCGCTGCCTGCAGGATGGCGGAAGAATAGCCGTCATTACCTTTCATTCTTTGGAAGACAGAATTGTCAAAAACAAATTTCAGTCCTGGATGGGCAAATGTACATGTCCTCCCGCTCTTCCGGTTTGCTGCTGCGGGGCAAAACCCCTTGTGAGGCTGGTCAATAAAAAACCGGTTGTTCCATCCAGGGAAGAGGAAAATGATAACCCCAGATCGCGGAGTGCTAAGCTTCGTACTGCTGAGAAACTTAAGGTCTAA
- the mraZ gene encoding division/cell wall cluster transcriptional repressor MraZ — protein sequence MFMGEFLHTIDNKGRLIIPAKFRDLLGNKSFITKGMEDCLFLYPENGWLDFVEKLKQLPVSQTRAREFTRLFFSSAAECEFDKQGRILVPANLRERAFLEKDVVVVGVMDRIEVWDSLKWREYSTNAAQNYEDDAESLAAMGLMI from the coding sequence ATGTTCATGGGGGAATTTCTCCATACGATAGACAATAAAGGCCGTCTGATCATACCGGCAAAGTTCAGAGATCTTCTTGGCAATAAGTCGTTTATTACCAAGGGGATGGAGGACTGTCTTTTTCTTTACCCTGAAAATGGATGGCTTGATTTTGTGGAGAAGCTGAAACAGCTTCCGGTATCGCAAACCAGAGCCCGTGAATTTACCCGTTTGTTCTTTTCAAGCGCTGCCGAGTGCGAATTTGATAAACAGGGGAGGATCTTGGTACCTGCAAATTTACGGGAGCGTGCTTTTTTGGAAAAAGATGTCGTTGTTGTCGGTGTCATGGATAGAATCGAGGTCTGGGATTCCTTGAAATGGAGAGAATACAGCACCAACGCAGCCCAAAATTATGAAGATGATGCTGAGTCCCTTGCTGCAATGGGTTTAATGATATAG
- a CDS encoding patatin-like phospholipase family protein produces the protein MYGLVLEGGGAKGAYQIGACKAMRELGISYGAVAGTSIGALNGAMIVQDELDKAYELWYEMSPSKVFDIEEVRLEELKKLDISHDGLLYYMKKAKEIASSKGLDITFIRKLLQEIVDEDKLRESKMLFGFTTVSLSDMKPMEFFLEDIPKGKVVEYLLASSNLPAFQQEKIDGKHYLDGGFYDNLPLNMLVGKGFKEIIAIRTNALGRRRKLADREVHVQYISPAETLGSILDFSNEQARYHLKLGYYDVIRQFRHLKGQKYYIEPTGDEDFFIRMMLSLGEKKILALGEKLGFKGIPYRRMLYEYIIPKIAVLLDLKKETSYEEMVIALLEFIALEQDIYRFRVYSFQDFLELISMNLREVKTKSSGEAFALPAFVKQSGVLPKMVKNLILRELIRELFQEQNFAAAILPNKNLQDIT, from the coding sequence ATGTACGGTCTTGTTTTGGAAGGCGGAGGTGCAAAAGGCGCCTATCAGATCGGAGCCTGCAAGGCGATGCGGGAATTGGGCATAAGCTACGGGGCAGTGGCCGGTACGTCCATTGGGGCGCTGAATGGGGCGATGATTGTTCAGGACGAACTGGATAAAGCGTATGAGCTGTGGTATGAGATGTCTCCCTCAAAGGTATTTGATATCGAAGAAGTACGGCTGGAAGAACTTAAAAAGTTGGACATATCTCATGACGGACTGCTTTACTACATGAAAAAGGCCAAGGAGATTGCCTCCAGCAAAGGCCTGGATATCACATTCATCAGAAAACTGCTTCAGGAAATCGTGGATGAAGACAAGCTTAGAGAATCCAAAATGTTGTTCGGATTTACGACGGTTTCCCTGTCGGATATGAAACCCATGGAATTTTTTCTCGAGGATATCCCCAAGGGCAAAGTTGTAGAGTATTTACTGGCAAGCTCAAACCTTCCTGCTTTTCAGCAAGAAAAAATCGACGGAAAACACTATCTTGACGGCGGTTTCTATGACAATTTGCCTTTAAACATGCTGGTGGGCAAAGGTTTCAAAGAAATCATTGCTATCAGGACCAATGCGCTGGGACGTCGCAGAAAGCTTGCAGACAGGGAGGTTCATGTTCAATATATTTCTCCCGCCGAGACACTTGGCAGTATCCTGGATTTCAGCAATGAACAGGCCAGATACCATCTTAAACTTGGTTATTACGATGTTATAAGGCAGTTCAGGCATCTGAAAGGCCAAAAATATTATATTGAACCAACAGGGGATGAGGACTTTTTTATCCGTATGATGCTGTCTCTCGGTGAGAAAAAAATTTTGGCGTTGGGAGAAAAGCTGGGCTTTAAAGGCATTCCTTACAGGAGGATGCTTTATGAATATATTATACCGAAGATTGCTGTTTTGCTCGATTTGAAAAAAGAAACAAGTTATGAGGAAATGGTAATTGCTCTTTTGGAATTTATTGCCCTGGAACAGGATATCTATAGGTTTCGAGTCTATTCGTTTCAGGATTTTCTGGAATTGATCAGTATGAATTTACGGGAAGTGAAAACAAAAAGCAGCGGGGAAGCCTTCGCCCTGCCTGCTTTCGTGAAGCAAAGCGGCGTTCTGCCCAAGATGGTGAAAAATTTGATTCTGCGGGAACTGATTCGTGAACTTTTCCAAGAACAGAATTTTGCTGCTGCGATCCTGCCAAATAAAAATTTGCAGGACATTACCTAA
- a CDS encoding DUF1858 domain-containing protein: MITKDMVIGQVLRQYPQTAEIFVALGMHCLGCPSATRESVEGAAITHGKNPDDLVAELNKAVGQ; the protein is encoded by the coding sequence ATGATCACGAAAGATATGGTTATCGGCCAGGTTCTTAGACAATACCCGCAAACTGCAGAAATTTTTGTGGCACTTGGTATGCACTGCCTGGGATGCCCATCCGCAACAAGGGAGAGTGTTGAAGGCGCTGCGATCACGCATGGCAAAAACCCTGATGATCTGGTGGCAGAACTTAACAAAGCTGTCGGACAGTAA